In Spartobacteria bacterium, the following proteins share a genomic window:
- a CDS encoding type I secretion C-terminal target domain-containing protein: TQTEPARDSFDYLVTDANGNTTTGTITVDIVDDVPSATIAQTDHRVYVDESLGSDDVLSALGISSNFLVYAQNVVYGADQDGLIDFRLVFSSGSDSGLMTTSGEHIYLFDTNNDGIVEGRVGDGSGALAFTVEIEKGTMSDISLNSYTAGNVILTQYASLNHPLQGIVPESITLNSNSLKAVMGVVDGDGDVFSEEIDISRELYFKDDTPHQGFEHGFFENTTGVLSGSISELIGSDKDGSSVLFSILSGLDIGCTFKGDKIYLYVSNDGHSLIGSTLSGSVYDDAAQDVDVPPVFSLIIDNAGSYTFSLFQELDVNFGTLDIAFDVGVTDGDGDFRNLADALQIHLSSQTHTLYLGTEGQDSLIGSDGNDIFVGGTGADTMTGGGGQDVFKYVDGDIGSVSDTITDFHVSSDVDTLDLSALLENYTAAQSAKFIKFTNISHSGSSASVDVTVDFNGAVKGARFVPLAEVHITDFAGSSDSDVIDAMLAHIKAEMP; encoded by the coding sequence CACCCAGACCGAGCCCGCCCGGGACAGTTTTGATTACCTGGTGACGGACGCCAACGGCAACACGACCACGGGCACGATCACCGTGGATATCGTGGATGATGTGCCTTCTGCTACTATAGCCCAAACAGATCACCGCGTGTACGTCGATGAGTCATTGGGGAGCGACGATGTTTTGTCTGCCTTAGGGATTTCTTCTAATTTTTTGGTGTATGCACAAAACGTCGTGTACGGAGCTGATCAGGATGGTTTGATTGATTTTCGCCTAGTATTTAGCTCCGGGAGTGATTCTGGGCTTATGACTACGTCTGGAGAGCATATTTATTTATTCGATACCAATAATGACGGAATAGTAGAAGGTCGTGTTGGTGACGGCAGCGGTGCGCTTGCTTTTACTGTTGAAATTGAAAAAGGAACAATGTCAGATATTTCTTTAAATTCATACACCGCAGGAAATGTCATCCTGACGCAATATGCTTCTTTGAATCATCCTCTGCAAGGGATTGTTCCAGAATCTATAACTCTAAATTCAAACTCTCTGAAAGCTGTTATGGGTGTTGTAGATGGCGATGGTGATGTTTTTTCAGAAGAAATAGATATTAGTCGCGAGCTGTATTTTAAGGACGATACCCCGCATCAAGGATTTGAGCATGGATTTTTCGAGAATACAACAGGTGTGCTCTCTGGGTCAATTAGTGAACTTATAGGCTCTGATAAAGATGGATCAAGTGTCCTGTTTTCAATTTTAAGCGGATTAGACATTGGGTGTACATTTAAAGGAGATAAAATTTATTTGTATGTATCAAATGATGGGCATTCTTTGATCGGATCGACGTTGTCAGGAAGTGTGTATGATGATGCTGCACAAGACGTTGATGTGCCGCCTGTGTTTTCTCTGATCATAGATAATGCTGGATCCTATACGTTTTCTTTGTTTCAGGAATTGGATGTTAATTTTGGAACTCTGGATATTGCCTTTGATGTTGGTGTAACGGATGGGGATGGGGATTTTCGCAATTTGGCAGATGCCCTTCAAATTCATTTGAGCTCGCAAACGCATACGTTGTATTTGGGCACAGAAGGTCAGGATTCGCTGATAGGTAGTGATGGTAATGACATCTTTGTTGGCGGAACCGGTGCAGATACCATGACTGGGGGGGGGGGCCAGGACGTGTTCAAATATGTTGACGGTGATATTGGCAGTGTAAGTGATACCATCACGGATTTTCATGTCAGTTCGGATGTGGATACACTAGATTTGAGCGCTCTTCTTGAGAATTATACTGCGGCACAAAGCGCTAAGTTTATTAAATTTACTAATATTTCACATTCTGGGTCATCTGCGTCCGTGGATGTGACTGTTGATTTTAACGGTGCGGTCAAGGGCGCTCGGTTTGTCCCTCTTGCCGAAGTGCATATCACGGACTTCGCGGGTTCGAGCGACTCTGACGTCATTGATGCCATGCTGGCGCATATCAAGGCGGAAATGCCCTAG
- a CDS encoding channel protein TolC — protein sequence MQRVRILILTMPLLFGGVVFAAEGTALNQVVIDTLRHAPRLEMIKSNQEAVAQDLEKSRGRWYPKLDVQGGVGADSFSSEVTRDDDTDNDWDRRAEAGIYLTQRLYDGGEAISQIRLDKTRLASLEHRVLDNAESLALDAIIAALEVYRQRELVFLAEENAKAHREILGSLEERERAGAGSVADVTQTQARLSMAQASLSKTHASLQAAISNYQRLTGQLPGKIDMTPYPADRLPADLDLLLTLATTGNPKINAAGQDVLSEAERVNIAESGYHPYMYLELSSAYTDGVENQEEWELNNAAMLRMNWNLYRGGSDLAAARAAKARKRQTEADRLDLVLAVADEVKATWAQFQSARNEVREYAEAKDKNRMTKEIYLEQFGVAQRSLLDVLDSENEVFQSSSQLVTSSVNEHIAAYKLLALAGVLNDSLGVDPGLYRTARN from the coding sequence ATGCAGAGAGTTCGAATATTAATTCTTACAATGCCGTTGTTGTTTGGTGGGGTAGTTTTTGCCGCAGAAGGGACCGCGCTCAATCAGGTTGTGATTGACACTCTACGCCATGCTCCGCGCTTGGAGATGATCAAAAGCAATCAAGAGGCTGTTGCTCAGGATTTGGAGAAGTCCAGGGGCCGTTGGTATCCGAAGCTTGATGTTCAGGGCGGAGTAGGCGCGGATTCCTTCAGTAGTGAGGTGACGCGGGATGATGATACCGACAATGATTGGGATCGCCGGGCAGAAGCCGGGATCTATCTGACCCAGCGTCTGTACGACGGAGGCGAGGCGATCAGTCAGATTCGTTTGGACAAAACACGTTTGGCGTCCTTGGAACATCGGGTTCTGGATAACGCCGAATCCCTGGCTCTTGATGCGATTATTGCGGCCTTGGAGGTCTATCGCCAGCGAGAGTTGGTGTTCCTGGCGGAGGAAAACGCTAAGGCTCACCGAGAAATTTTGGGCTCCCTGGAAGAACGGGAAAGGGCCGGTGCTGGTAGCGTTGCCGATGTCACCCAGACCCAGGCCCGGCTGTCGATGGCCCAGGCTTCTTTGTCAAAGACCCATGCCTCCTTGCAGGCCGCTATTTCCAATTATCAGCGATTGACGGGGCAATTACCTGGCAAGATTGACATGACCCCGTATCCGGCGGATCGGCTACCTGCTGATTTGGATCTGTTGTTGACCCTGGCAACCACCGGCAACCCCAAAATTAATGCCGCAGGACAAGACGTCTTGTCCGAAGCAGAGCGCGTCAATATTGCTGAATCCGGCTATCATCCATATATGTATCTGGAATTATCATCTGCCTACACGGATGGTGTTGAAAACCAGGAGGAGTGGGAGCTCAATAATGCGGCCATGCTGCGCATGAATTGGAATTTGTATCGAGGCGGATCGGATTTGGCCGCAGCTAGGGCTGCCAAGGCCCGCAAGCGTCAGACCGAGGCTGATCGACTGGATTTGGTTCTGGCCGTTGCCGATGAAGTCAAAGCGACCTGGGCCCAGTTTCAGTCTGCCCGGAACGAGGTTCGTGAATATGCCGAAGCCAAGGATAAGAATCGGATGACCAAGGAAATCTATCTGGAGCAGTTTGGCGTGGCTCAGCGTAGCTTGCTTGATGTGCTTGATTCCGAAAATGAGGTTTTTCAGTCTTCTAGCCAACTTGTGACGTCCTCGGTCAACGAGCACATTGCCGCCTACAAGCTTTTGGCCTTGGCTGGTGTGCTGAATGACAGTCTGGGCGTGGATCCTGGTTTGTATAGAACTGCACGGAACTAA